A genomic region of Nymphaea colorata isolate Beijing-Zhang1983 chromosome 2, ASM883128v2, whole genome shotgun sequence contains the following coding sequences:
- the LOC116248163 gene encoding uncharacterized protein LOC116248163, with the protein MAAGNLLLQVILLVSLMSSLMGVQARPGAHFHPCRTFLISYSYSFSSPKDSLKTLDTFNPSELLLPTIRFDDGSSEFSLIRSDFSRLGLTRPADFFPLVTTTEREFVVPSKPAISVAADPVDMRSSLHARARDILTVVVSLLFGVACGALTASTMYLVWSLFNNGCDFHSQDDEFSGHEEYIKIPSIPEPVKPKEGYEGN; encoded by the coding sequence ATGGCTGCCGGCAATCTCCTTCTTCAAGTTATCCTGCTCGTCTCGTTGATGAGCTCCCTCATGGGAGTTCAGGCGAGGCCTGGCGCTCACTTCCACCCTTGCAGGACCTTCCTCATTTCCTATTCCTACTCGTTCTCCTCCCCCAAGGACTCCTTGAAAACCCTCGACACGTTCAACCCGTCTGAACTTCTCTTGCCCACCATCCGATTCGACGACGGATCATCTGAATTCTCCCTAATTCGGTCCGATTTCTCCCGCCTTGGCCTCACCCGTCCCGCCGATTTCTTCCCCTTGGTGACAACCACCGAGCGGGAATTTGTTGTCCCCTCCAAGCCCGCCATTTCTGTGGCGGCCGATCCCGTCGACATGAGGAGCTCGCTGCATGCCCGCGCCAGGGATATCCTCACTGTGGTGGTTTCTTTGCTCTTTGGCGTCGCCTGTGGCGCCCTCACCGCGTCTACCATGTACCTTGTCTGGTCCCTCTTCAACAATGGGTGCGATTTCCACTCCCAGGACGACGAATTTTCCGGGCACGAGGAGTACATCAAGATCCCGTCGATTCCGGAGCCAGTGAAGCCGAAGGAAGGGTACGAGGGAAATTAG